In the genome of Anas platyrhynchos isolate ZD024472 breed Pekin duck chromosome 23, IASCAAS_PekinDuck_T2T, whole genome shotgun sequence, one region contains:
- the BAG4 gene encoding BAG family molecular chaperone regulator 4 has protein sequence MEPRGSAAPWAPGPPAGQGMDSPYSTGAYSAPYPPAAPHYPGPPQPRGFGSSGPPRSPYPAEPPARYRPPPAPAAPWGYGTADSLEAAPLRRQHGPGYSPPQTPGMPVPQYPYGDGHLGTTPQGPQPRPQEDAWAPPTAYGAQPRNAWTTAHGTPFGTDPHPAWGGGSGAASYPPPRDSKETAYDKPDPSPNQHNYYCDVSHQQAGATSDHKAPPAPPAPRVQYSAQPQMYGAAPRKPPAGKQEGGLRGGEQIQPEIQRILHITRAAAQLEQEVDEFVGKKTDKSYRLLEEMLTKLLLELDSIETGGQDGVRQARKEAVHRIQAILEILERKGL, from the exons ATGGAGCCCCGCGGTAGCGCCGCGCCCTGggccccggggccgccggcGGGGCAG GGCATGGACTCCCCGTACAGCACCGGAGCCTACAGCGCCCCGtacccccccgccgccccgcacTACCCCGGCCCGCCCCAGCCTCGGGGGTTCGGCTcctcgggacccccccggaGCCCCTACCCCGCCGAGCCCCCGGCCAGGtaccggccccccccggcccccgccgctcCCTGGGGTTACGGCACCGCGGACAGCCTGGAAGCGGCCCCGCTCCGGCGGCAGCACGGCCCCGGGTACTCGCCCCCGCAG ACCCCCGGGATGCCGGTCCCGCAGTACCCATATGGAGACGGCCACCTCGGGACCACCCCGCAGGgcccgcagccccggccccaggAGGACGCCTGGGCTCCCCCCACCGCCTACGGGGCGCAGCCACGGAACGCCTGGACCACGGCGCACGGGACCCCCTTTGGCACCGACCCGCACCCTGCGTGGGGTGGTGGCAGTGGGGCCGCGTCCTACCCGCCCCCCCGGGACTCCAAG GAAACCGCTTACGACAAACCTGATCCGAGCCCAAACCAACACAACTACTACTGCGATGTCAGCCACCAGCAGGCTGGGGCAACGAGCGACCACAAGGCACCCCCCGCGCCGCCAGCCCCCCGGGTGCAGTACAGCGCTCAGCCCCAGATGTACGGCGCTGCCCCTCGGAAGCCTCCGGCTGGGAAGCAGGAGGGAGGCCTCAGGGGGGGCGAGCAGATCCAGCCGGAGATCCAGAGGATCCTGCACATCACCAGGGCGGCTGCGCAGCTGGAGCAAGAGGTGGATGAGTTTGTAGGGAAAAAGACAGATAAATCCTACCGGCTCCTGGAGGAGATGTTGACCAAGCTGCTGTTGGAACTGGATTCCATTGAGACTGGTGGCCAGGACGGCGTCCGGCAGGCCAGGAAAGAAGCTGTCCACAGAATTCAGGCCATTCTGGAAATACTGGAAAGAAAGGGATTGTGA
- the LSM1 gene encoding U6 snRNA-associated Sm-like protein LSm1 isoform X1 — translation MNYMPGTASLIQDIDKKHLVLLRDGRTLIGFLRSIDQFANLVLHQTVERIHVGKKYGDIPRGIFVVRGENVVLLGEIVSNKTWRRRATRRCSRSPSRRSWRSSGWSCRPSRSRRS, via the exons ATGAACTACATGCCGGGCACGGCCAGCCTCATCCAGGACATCGACA AGAAGCACCTGGTGCTGCTGCGAGATGGCCGGACGCTGATCGGCTTCCTGCGCAGCATCGACCAGTTCG CGAACCTGGTGCTGCACCAGACCGTGGAGCGCATCCACGTGGGCAAGAAGTACGGGGACATCCCCCGGGGCATCTTCGTCGTCAGGGGCGAGAACGTCGTCCTGCTGGGGGAAATAGTAAGTAATAA GACCTGGAGAAGGAGAGCGACACGCCGCTGCAGCAGGTCTCCATCGAGGAGATCTTGGAGGAGCAGcggctggagctgcaggccaaGCAGGAGTCGGAGAAGCTGA
- the LSM1 gene encoding U6 snRNA-associated Sm-like protein LSm1 isoform X2, with amino-acid sequence MNYMPGTASLIQDIDKKHLVLLRDGRTLIGFLRSIDQFANLVLHQTVERIHVGKKYGDIPRGIFVVRGENVVLLGEIDLEKESDTPLQQVSIEEILEEQRLELQAKQESEKLKVQALKERGLAVPRADTLDEY; translated from the exons ATGAACTACATGCCGGGCACGGCCAGCCTCATCCAGGACATCGACA AGAAGCACCTGGTGCTGCTGCGAGATGGCCGGACGCTGATCGGCTTCCTGCGCAGCATCGACCAGTTCG CGAACCTGGTGCTGCACCAGACCGTGGAGCGCATCCACGTGGGCAAGAAGTACGGGGACATCCCCCGGGGCATCTTCGTCGTCAGGGGCGAGAACGTCGTCCTGCTGGGGGAAATA GACCTGGAGAAGGAGAGCGACACGCCGCTGCAGCAGGTCTCCATCGAGGAGATCTTGGAGGAGCAGcggctggagctgcaggccaaGCAGGAGTCGGAGAAGCTGAAGGTGCAGGCGCTGAAGGAGCGGGGCCTGGCGGTGCCGCGCGCGGACACCCTGGATGAGTACTGA
- the LOC101797744 gene encoding G protein-coupled receptor kinase 5 isoform X1, whose protein sequence is MELENIVANTVLLKAREGGGGKRKGRSKKWREILRFPHISQCNELRRGLEPDYGSLCEKQPIGRLLFRQFCETRPELLRCIRFLDAAADYELAPDEKRKEMGEEIIRRFLHQESPDYLPEISQAHVSRCLEELQKSPCKELFSSCLHPLRQYLSRAPFADYLDSMYFDRFLQWKYLERQSVTKDTFRQYRILGKGGFGEVCACQVRATGKMYACKKLEKKRIKKRKGEAMALNEKQILEKVNSRFVVSLAYAYETKDALCLVLTIMNGGDLKFHIYNMGNPGFEDERVVFYAAEICCGLQHLHQEGIVYRDLKPENILLDDDGHIRISDLGLAIKIPEGETIRGRVGTVGYMAPEVINNERYTFSPDWWGLGCLVYEMIAGQSPFRARKERVKREEVEKRVQEEQEHYSDKFSEDARAICTLLLAKDPQQRLGCGADGAAEVKRHPFFRTINFKRLEAGITKPSFVPDPRAVYCKDVLDIEQFSTVKGVNLDQADNDFYAKFATGSVSIPWQNEMIETECFKDLNVFGPNGTRSPDLDWRQLPEPPKRSLLQRLFRRHPADCPIGAPVPSPQLAATNSHLPAAGAACQARSTAPAPS, encoded by the exons ATGGAGCTGGAGAACATCGTGGCCAACACCGTGCTGCTGAAGGCCCGCGAAG GTGGCGGCGGCAAGCGCAAAGGCCGGAGCAAGAAGTGGAGGGAGATCCTGCGCTTCCCCCACATCAGCCAGTGCAACGAGCTGCGCCGAGGCCTGG AGCCCGACTACGGCAGCCTGTGCGAGAAGCAGCCCATCGGGCGCCTGCTCTTCCGACAGTTCTGCGAGACGCGGCCGGAGCTCCTGCGCTGCATTCGCTTCCTGGACGCTGCG GCGGACTACGAGCTGGCCCCGGATGAGAAGCGCAAGGAGATGGGTGAGGAGATCATCCGCAGGTTCCTGCACCAGGAG TCCCCCGATTACCTGCCCGAGATCAGCCAGGCGCACGTCAGCCGGtgcctggaggagctgcagaaaaGCCCCTGCAAAGAGCTcttcagcagctgcctgca ccccctgcgCCAGTACCTGAGCAGGGCGCCCTTCGCTGACTACCTGGACAGCATGTACTTCGACCGCTTCCTGCAGTGGAAGTACCTGGAGAG GCAGTCGGTCACCAAGGACACGTTTCGGCAGTACCGGATCCTGGGCAAGGGCGGCTTTGGAGAG GTGTGCGCCTGCCAAGTGCGTGCCACGGGGAAGATGTACGCCTGCAagaagctggagaagaagcGGATCAAGAAGCGGAAGGGGGAGGCGATGGCCCTGAACGAGAAGCAGATCCTGGAGAAGGTCAACAGCCGCTTCGTG GTGAGCCTGGCCTACGCCTACGAGACCAAGGACGCGCTGTGCCTGGTGCTGACCATCATGAACGGCGGCGACCTCAAGTTCCACATCTACAACATGGGCAACCCGGGCTTCGAGGACGAGCGCGTGGTCTTCTACGCAGCCGAGATCTGCTGCGGCCTCCAGCACCTGCACCAGGAGGGCATCGTCTACAg GGACCTGAAGCCAGAGAACATCCTGCTGGATGATGATG GCCACATCAGGATCTCCGACCTGGGGCTGGCGATCAAGATCCCCGAGGGCGAGACGATCCGGGGCCGCGTGGGCACCGTGGGCTACATGG CCCCCGAGGTGATCAACAACGAGCGCTACACCTTCAGCCCCGACTGGTGgggcctgggctgcctggtgtACGAGATGATCGCGGGGCAGTCTCCCTTCCGCGCCCGCAAGGAGCGGGTGAAgcgggaggaggtggagaagcgggtgcaggaggagcaggagcactACTCGGATAAATTCAGCGAGGACGCCCGGGCCATCTGCACACTG ctcctggccaagGACCCCCAGCAGCGGCTGGGCTGCGGGGCGGACGGGGCCGCCGAGGTGAAGCGCCATCCCTTCTTCAGGACCATCAACTTCAAGCGCCTGGAGGCCGGCATCACGAAGCCCTCCTTCGTGCCAGAT ccccgggccgtGTATTGCAAGGACGTGCTGGACATCGAGCAGTTCTCCACCGTGAAAGGCGTCAACCTGGACCAAGCCGACAACGATTTCTACGCCAAGTTTGCCACCGGCAGCGTCTCCATCCCCTGGCAGAACGAG ATGATCGAGACCGAGTGCTTCAAGGACCTCAACGTCTTCGGACCCAACGGGACCCGCTCCCCGGACCTGGACTGGAGGCAGCTGCCCGAGCCCCCCAAGCGCAGCCTCCTGCAGCGCCTCTTCCGCCGCCAC CCGGCCGACTGCCCCATCGGTGCCCCCGTGCCGTCCCCGCAGCTGGCAGCCACGAACTCGCACCTCCCCGCGGCCGGCGCCGCCTGCCAAGCCCGGAGCACGGCACCGGCACCGTCCTGA
- the LOC101797744 gene encoding G protein-coupled receptor kinase 5 isoform X2 has translation MYACKKLEKKRIKKRKGEAMALNEKQILEKVNSRFVVSLAYAYETKDALCLVLTIMNGGDLKFHIYNMGNPGFEDERVVFYAAEICCGLQHLHQEGIVYRDLKPENILLDDDGHIRISDLGLAIKIPEGETIRGRVGTVGYMAPEVINNERYTFSPDWWGLGCLVYEMIAGQSPFRARKERVKREEVEKRVQEEQEHYSDKFSEDARAICTLLLAKDPQQRLGCGADGAAEVKRHPFFRTINFKRLEAGITKPSFVPDPRAVYCKDVLDIEQFSTVKGVNLDQADNDFYAKFATGSVSIPWQNEMIETECFKDLNVFGPNGTRSPDLDWRQLPEPPKRSLLQRLFRRHPADCPIGAPVPSPQLAATNSHLPAAGAACQARSTAPAPS, from the exons ATGTACGCCTGCAagaagctggagaagaagcGGATCAAGAAGCGGAAGGGGGAGGCGATGGCCCTGAACGAGAAGCAGATCCTGGAGAAGGTCAACAGCCGCTTCGTG GTGAGCCTGGCCTACGCCTACGAGACCAAGGACGCGCTGTGCCTGGTGCTGACCATCATGAACGGCGGCGACCTCAAGTTCCACATCTACAACATGGGCAACCCGGGCTTCGAGGACGAGCGCGTGGTCTTCTACGCAGCCGAGATCTGCTGCGGCCTCCAGCACCTGCACCAGGAGGGCATCGTCTACAg GGACCTGAAGCCAGAGAACATCCTGCTGGATGATGATG GCCACATCAGGATCTCCGACCTGGGGCTGGCGATCAAGATCCCCGAGGGCGAGACGATCCGGGGCCGCGTGGGCACCGTGGGCTACATGG CCCCCGAGGTGATCAACAACGAGCGCTACACCTTCAGCCCCGACTGGTGgggcctgggctgcctggtgtACGAGATGATCGCGGGGCAGTCTCCCTTCCGCGCCCGCAAGGAGCGGGTGAAgcgggaggaggtggagaagcgggtgcaggaggagcaggagcactACTCGGATAAATTCAGCGAGGACGCCCGGGCCATCTGCACACTG ctcctggccaagGACCCCCAGCAGCGGCTGGGCTGCGGGGCGGACGGGGCCGCCGAGGTGAAGCGCCATCCCTTCTTCAGGACCATCAACTTCAAGCGCCTGGAGGCCGGCATCACGAAGCCCTCCTTCGTGCCAGAT ccccgggccgtGTATTGCAAGGACGTGCTGGACATCGAGCAGTTCTCCACCGTGAAAGGCGTCAACCTGGACCAAGCCGACAACGATTTCTACGCCAAGTTTGCCACCGGCAGCGTCTCCATCCCCTGGCAGAACGAG ATGATCGAGACCGAGTGCTTCAAGGACCTCAACGTCTTCGGACCCAACGGGACCCGCTCCCCGGACCTGGACTGGAGGCAGCTGCCCGAGCCCCCCAAGCGCAGCCTCCTGCAGCGCCTCTTCCGCCGCCAC CCGGCCGACTGCCCCATCGGTGCCCCCGTGCCGTCCCCGCAGCTGGCAGCCACGAACTCGCACCTCCCCGCGGCCGGCGCCGCCTGCCAAGCCCGGAGCACGGCACCGGCACCGTCCTGA
- the STAR gene encoding steroidogenic acute regulatory protein, mitochondrial, which produces MLPATFKLCAAISYRHLRNMTGLRRQAAVAISQELSRLACRSAGPGAWINQVRRRSSLLSSRLEEKPFSEAEMSYIKQGEEALQKSLSILGDQEGWKTETVVDNGDKVLSKVLPDVGKVFRLEVVVEQPLDAVYSELVDNMEQMGDWNPSVKEVKILQKIGKDTVITHEKAAATPGNIVGPRDFVSVRCAKRRGSTCVLAGMATTYGAMPEQQGFVRAENGPTCMILRPVAGDPSQTKLIWLLSIDLKGWLPKTIINQVLSQTQVDFANHLRERLARTVAVSC; this is translated from the exons ATGCTGCCCGCCACCTTCAAGCTGTGCGCTGCCATCTCCTACCGACACCTGCGCAACATGACCG GTCTCCGCCGACAAGCCGCGGTCGCCATCAGCCAGGAGCTGAGCCGGCTGGCCTGCCGCAGCGCGGGGCCCGGCGCGTGGATTAACCAGGTCCGCCGGAGGAGCTCCCTGCTCA GCTCGAGGCTGGAGGAGAAGCCCTTCAGCGAGGCGGAGATGTCCTACATCAAGCAAGGGGAGGAAGCCCTGCAGAAATCGCTCAGCATCCTCGGGGACCAGGAGGGCTGGAAGACGGAGACGGTGGTG GACAACGGAGACAAAGTGCTGAGCAAGGTGCTGCCTGACGTGGGCAAGGTGTTCCgcctggaggtggtggtggagcagCCCCTGGACGCGGTGTACAGCGAGCTGGTGGACAACATGGAGCAGATGGGAGACTGGAACCCCAGCGTCAAGGAGGTCAAG ATTCTGCAGAAGATCGGAAAAGACACGGTGATCACCCACGAGAAGGCGGCTGCCACCCCCGGGAACATCGTAGGGCCGCGGGACTTTGTCAGCGTGCGCTGCGCCAAGCGGCGCGGCTCCACCTGCGTCCTGGCCGGCATGGCCACCACCTACGGGGCCAtgccagagcagcagggctTCGTGAG AGCTGAGAACGGTCCCACCTGCATGATCCTGCGCCCGGTGGCCGGCGACCCCTCGCAAACCAAGTTGATATGGCTGCTGAGCATCGACCTGAAG GGCTGGCTGCCGAAGACGATCATCAACCAGGTTCTGTCCCAGACACAGGTGGATTTCGCCAACCACCTCCGGGAGCGCCTGGCCCGCACGGTGGCCGTGAGCTGCTGA